In Deinococcota bacterium, one genomic interval encodes:
- a CDS encoding purine-nucleoside phosphorylase: MSQLHIHAREGDLAPFVLLPGDPRRARYIAETFFEAPERYNDHRGLLGYTGRYKGARVSVQTTGMGCPSLAIVAEEIIRLGARTLVRVGTSGIVSKEVRPGELLVATASVPGDGTTRQYLRGDAYAPAASFGVTRALVGAAEEAGRPFHVGLIQTEDAFYATTAQDVKTLAARGVLAVEMEASALFLIGKLRGVETGCALVASNYIGDARFVAPEILREGVEHMVETALEAACRLQTASPGTP, from the coding sequence ATGAGCCAGCTCCACATTCACGCCCGCGAGGGCGACCTCGCCCCCTTCGTGCTCCTGCCCGGCGACCCGCGGCGGGCGCGCTACATCGCCGAGACCTTTTTCGAGGCGCCCGAACGCTACAACGACCACCGCGGCCTGCTCGGCTACACCGGCCGCTATAAGGGCGCGCGGGTGTCGGTGCAGACGACCGGCATGGGCTGCCCGAGCCTGGCCATCGTCGCCGAGGAGATCATCCGCTTGGGCGCCAGGACGCTCGTCCGGGTGGGCACCAGCGGCATCGTCTCCAAAGAGGTAAGGCCCGGCGAGCTGCTCGTCGCCACGGCCTCGGTGCCCGGCGACGGCACCACCCGCCAGTATCTGAGGGGTGACGCCTACGCGCCCGCGGCCTCGTTTGGGGTGACCCGCGCCCTGGTCGGGGCGGCCGAGGAGGCCGGGCGCCCCTTCCACGTCGGCCTCATCCAGACCGAGGACGCCTTTTACGCCACCACGGCCCAGGACGTGAAGACCCTGGCGGCGCGCGGCGTCCTCGCCGTCGAGATGGAGGCTTCGGCGCTGTTTTTGATCGGCAAGCTGCGCGGGGTGGAGACGGGCTGCGCCCTGGTGGCGTCGAACTACATCGGCGACGCGCGGTTCGTCGCCCCGGAGATTTTGAGAGAAGGAGTCGAGCACATGGTCGAAACAGCACTCGAGGCGGCCTGCCGCCTGCAGACAGCGTCGCCGGGGACACCATGA